A window of bacterium contains these coding sequences:
- a CDS encoding YfhO family protein gives MNGNRRIILLAIIFWSALAIFETWPLIANLNTHIFGFPGDPFFKIRAFHIASERLEQGLPFKWFWLGTHLPTFLPGVALTRLFSAVVAYNVLMLLSFPLAGLTMFFLAHYITRGEKLVSLVAATAYAFCPYHLAHATAHLDLSHIEWLPLVFLFLLRCADRPSARNIALLICSYLLTLLGNYYYGFFTALAALAFVIADLLCHLLVRANVVGRAKNYARTLIAPAVIAAVSLPFAWQFITHRLWYARDIRDVFRFAARLRDYVVPSPPFSLFGGPFAQFVALRIHKSYQSEQSLFLGFTILAFAAYALFCAVRYVGAVHEPPTKNANQNTKGRFVNRPYEIRPAAAALAFALCALSCFIISFPPVIEAFGLQIKTPAYYLYFLAPMFRFYSRMGVLVELCVIAVATYGLMRVGRAFQPAVHRVLITLAFCAILAEVIVLPGTNLTSVAPRPVDQFLAGLPDSGKVLDILPETPNSYAFILFEDRLVSVPLVQTALLHQLTHKKPIIAPIQLLEADITAREDYTKIQKLRSLGVKYIVFEGGGILFASREVLSEQSLVTFYRNSRDVRLMRQFGTDLLFEILPPKLTGPKS, from the coding sequence ATGAATGGTAACCGCCGGATAATTCTTCTCGCTATCATCTTCTGGTCCGCGCTGGCCATCTTCGAGACCTGGCCGCTGATCGCAAACCTCAATACGCATATATTCGGCTTCCCCGGCGACCCATTCTTCAAGATACGTGCCTTTCACATCGCGTCCGAACGCCTCGAGCAGGGCCTGCCGTTCAAATGGTTCTGGCTGGGGACGCATCTGCCGACGTTCCTGCCCGGGGTCGCATTGACGAGGCTTTTCTCGGCCGTCGTTGCCTACAACGTCTTGATGCTTCTCAGCTTCCCGCTCGCTGGGCTCACAATGTTCTTCCTCGCACACTACATCACCCGAGGTGAGAAACTTGTCTCTTTGGTAGCTGCAACCGCCTACGCATTCTGCCCATACCACCTCGCCCATGCCACCGCGCATCTGGACCTCTCGCACATAGAGTGGCTGCCGCTGGTTTTCCTCTTCCTGCTCAGATGCGCCGACAGACCCTCCGCCAGAAACATCGCGCTTCTGATCTGTTCATACCTTTTGACACTACTCGGCAACTACTACTACGGCTTCTTCACAGCACTGGCAGCGCTCGCCTTTGTGATCGCAGACCTCCTGTGCCATCTCCTAGTGAGAGCAAACGTGGTTGGAAGGGCCAAGAACTATGCCCGCACACTCATCGCGCCAGCGGTGATTGCTGCCGTCTCTCTGCCATTTGCCTGGCAATTCATCACGCATCGCCTCTGGTACGCTAGGGATATTAGGGATGTGTTCAGGTTCGCCGCAAGGCTCCGCGACTATGTCGTCCCCTCACCACCATTTTCCTTGTTCGGGGGCCCGTTCGCACAGTTCGTGGCGTTGCGCATCCACAAGAGCTACCAGTCAGAGCAATCGCTCTTTCTGGGGTTTACGATACTAGCCTTTGCCGCCTACGCCCTCTTCTGCGCGGTCCGCTATGTAGGGGCGGTTCACGAACCGCCCACAAAGAACGCGAATCAGAACACAAAAGGGCGATTCGTGAATCGCCCCTACGAGATCAGGCCGGCCGCAGCCGCCTTAGCATTCGCCCTCTGCGCACTCTCCTGCTTCATCATCTCGTTCCCGCCCGTCATCGAGGCCTTTGGGTTGCAGATCAAGACGCCGGCATACTATCTGTATTTTCTCGCCCCAATGTTCCGTTTCTACTCCCGAATGGGCGTCCTCGTCGAGCTTTGCGTCATTGCGGTCGCGACATACGGCCTGATGCGCGTGGGGCGGGCTTTCCAGCCTGCCGTCCATAGAGTTCTCATCACCCTCGCGTTCTGCGCTATCCTCGCCGAGGTCATCGTCCTGCCAGGCACAAACCTCACATCCGTCGCGCCTCGCCCAGTCGATCAGTTCCTGGCTGGCCTCCCAGATAGTGGCAAGGTCCTCGATATTCTGCCCGAGACACCCAACAGCTACGCCTTCATCCTCTTCGAAGACCGCCTCGTCTCAGTCCCCCTTGTGCAGACCGCTCTCCTACATCAGCTAACGCACAAAAAACCAATCATTGCACCCATCCAGCTGTTGGAGGCAGACATCACCGCCCGAGAGGATTACACAAAGATCCAAAAACTCAGGTCCCTCGGGGTCAAGTACATCGTCTTTGAGGGAGGGGGGATACTCTTCGCATCCAGGGAGGTCCTGAGCGAACA